From Methylobacterium radiodurans, a single genomic window includes:
- a CDS encoding NAD(P)H-dependent oxidoreductase yields MDKLEAEVDALTLEERPLQVLLIAGSARRLDGCPGLDGKARFLMHRMLGRLPARWQTDAVDIGNEHGKPKIQGCNGCVGTSMALCVWPCNCYGPNSDHQPDLMWNEKLYQRLARADAWAVIGPVWWYGPTTNLKAMFDRLVCMSGGNPRPDLIDKKSTLKAQALEKSPLWKELTKNHLEGRTAAFFCYGNEGGNELDADRRPRILKHKAWFDPAQEPYQGEERQAYQGLVWQCRYSGIEVPDELWRHASVGIGQPYADDQSDDMAREAAAMACFDAWTDAFVEHVIRKGIVPGTTEAERGARSTT; encoded by the coding sequence TTGGACAAGCTGGAAGCCGAGGTCGACGCTCTGACGCTGGAGGAGCGGCCGCTGCAGGTGCTCCTGATTGCCGGCTCCGCTCGCCGCCTCGACGGCTGTCCCGGCCTCGACGGCAAGGCACGCTTCCTGATGCACCGGATGCTCGGTCGGCTGCCGGCCCGCTGGCAGACCGACGCCGTGGACATCGGCAACGAGCACGGCAAGCCCAAGATCCAGGGCTGCAATGGCTGCGTCGGCACCTCGATGGCGCTCTGCGTTTGGCCGTGCAACTGCTACGGGCCGAACAGCGACCACCAACCCGACCTGATGTGGAACGAGAAGCTCTACCAGCGGCTCGCCCGGGCCGACGCCTGGGCGGTCATCGGCCCGGTCTGGTGGTACGGCCCCACCACCAATCTGAAGGCGATGTTTGACCGTCTCGTTTGCATGAGCGGCGGCAACCCGCGGCCGGACCTCATCGACAAGAAGAGCACGTTGAAGGCGCAGGCGCTGGAAAAGTCCCCGCTCTGGAAGGAGTTGACGAAGAACCACCTCGAAGGCCGAACCGCCGCCTTCTTCTGTTACGGCAACGAGGGTGGCAACGAGCTCGACGCGGACCGTCGACCGCGCATCCTCAAGCACAAGGCATGGTTCGATCCTGCCCAGGAGCCCTACCAGGGAGAAGAGCGCCAAGCCTACCAGGGGCTCGTCTGGCAGTGCCGCTACAGCGGCATCGAGGTGCCGGATGAACTCTGGCGTCACGCCTCCGTCGGCATCGGTCAGCCTTATGCCGACGACCAGTCCGACGATATGGCCCGCGAGGCGGCGGCGATGGCCTGCTTCGATGCTTGGACCGACGCCTTCGTCGAACACGTGATACGGAAGGGCATCGTGCCCGGTACGACGGAGGCCGAGCGCGGCGCCCGATCTACGACGTGA
- a CDS encoding PAS domain S-box protein — protein sequence MGRPSQTTNEFARLRALAGYDILGTPREREFDDIAELAAEICGTPIAVVNFIGHGRQFFKAEVGLGVRETPLETSFCRQAILQSDFLYVPDAARDPRFTDNPLVTGEPGLRFYAGALLRTEDGYPVGTVCVLDTRPRELTERQQASLRRLARQSMALLEARRSARAEQVQRELHERILESATDYAIIAMDRAGRVTRWSAGAERILGWREEEMLGDPAHVFFTPEDREAGCPEAEMALALEQGFAPDERWHLRKGGERFWANGELMPLKAADGTVQGFVKILRDRTRQRAEAAERNASELRFRSLVEVSPQVVWFGDAAGEITYCNPTWYAYTGLTPGDTSGDGWAGAIHPDHRERVLGVWRHAVATEGPYEVEIPFRRASDGAYRWFLARGRPVRGEAGTVESWIGIAIDIHDRRQAEDDLRQAREQLRLAVEATGTGVFDYDLVSDELKWDARILALYGLPPDTAVDLSVHLARVHPDDRERADEAVRAAVDPAGDGIYDVTYRTVAPEDGTERWVSAKGQTLFADGRPVRLIGFARDVTESRRAEQALRETEERYRLVSRATNDAIWDWNLATNHVLWSEALQTAHGHRPETVEPTGDWWIGHIHPDDRARINASIHAVIDGTGTVWTDEYRFLRADGSYADILDRGYLIRDEGGRAVRMIGAMLDISERKRAEEHQRLLTGELEHRVKNTLALVQAIASQTLRGASDVAEMREAFAARLISLGRAHDILTQASWTEAPIGEVAEGALCVHRQVDPSRIRISGPNVLLSAKAALSLALALHELATNAAKYGSLSNEGGVVDLRWHVVHAADAPRFCLTWSEQGGPPILSPPVRRGFGSRLIERSFAADVGGEVRLTYAPTGLVCRLEAPLASMQERRGEAAA from the coding sequence ATGGGGCGGCCCAGCCAAACGACCAACGAATTCGCGCGCCTGCGGGCGCTTGCCGGCTACGACATCCTCGGCACGCCGCGCGAGCGGGAGTTCGACGACATCGCCGAGTTGGCGGCCGAGATCTGCGGCACGCCCATCGCGGTAGTGAATTTCATCGGGCACGGGCGGCAGTTCTTCAAGGCCGAGGTGGGCCTCGGGGTGCGCGAGACCCCGCTAGAGACTTCGTTCTGCCGCCAAGCCATCCTGCAGAGCGACTTCCTCTACGTGCCCGACGCGGCGCGGGATCCGCGCTTCACCGACAACCCGCTCGTGACCGGCGAACCGGGCTTGCGCTTCTACGCGGGCGCCCTGCTCAGGACCGAGGACGGGTACCCGGTCGGCACGGTCTGCGTGCTCGACACCCGGCCGCGCGAGCTCACGGAGAGGCAGCAGGCCAGCCTCCGACGTTTGGCGCGCCAAAGCATGGCGCTGCTGGAGGCGCGCCGCAGCGCCCGCGCCGAGCAGGTTCAGAGAGAGCTGCACGAGCGCATCCTGGAGAGCGCGACGGACTACGCCATCATCGCGATGGACCGGGCCGGCCGCGTCACCCGCTGGAGCGCAGGAGCCGAGCGCATCCTCGGCTGGCGCGAGGAGGAGATGCTGGGCGACCCCGCCCACGTGTTCTTCACGCCCGAGGACCGTGAGGCAGGGTGCCCCGAGGCCGAGATGGCGCTGGCGCTGGAGCAGGGTTTCGCGCCCGACGAGCGTTGGCATCTGCGCAAGGGCGGCGAGCGGTTCTGGGCCAATGGCGAGCTCATGCCGCTGAAGGCCGCGGACGGCACGGTCCAGGGTTTCGTCAAGATCCTGCGCGACCGCACCCGGCAGCGCGCGGAAGCCGCGGAGCGCAACGCGAGCGAGCTGCGCTTCCGCTCGCTCGTCGAGGTCAGCCCGCAGGTGGTCTGGTTCGGCGACGCGGCCGGCGAGATCACCTACTGCAACCCGACCTGGTATGCGTACACAGGGCTCACCCCGGGCGACACGAGCGGCGACGGCTGGGCCGGCGCGATCCATCCCGACCACCGCGAGCGGGTGCTCGGCGTCTGGAGGCATGCGGTCGCGACCGAGGGGCCCTACGAGGTCGAGATCCCGTTCCGCCGGGCTTCGGACGGTGCGTACCGCTGGTTCCTGGCGCGCGGCAGGCCCGTGCGCGGCGAGGCCGGCACCGTCGAGAGCTGGATCGGCATCGCCATCGACATCCACGACCGGCGTCAGGCCGAGGACGACCTGCGCCAAGCCCGCGAGCAGCTGCGGCTCGCCGTCGAGGCGACTGGGACCGGCGTGTTCGACTACGACCTCGTCTCGGACGAGCTGAAGTGGGACGCCCGTATCCTCGCCCTCTACGGGTTGCCGCCGGACACCGCCGTCGACCTCTCCGTGCACCTAGCCCGCGTGCACCCGGACGACCGGGAGCGGGCTGACGAGGCGGTGCGCGCCGCGGTCGATCCGGCCGGCGACGGCATCTACGACGTCACGTACCGCACGGTGGCCCCGGAAGACGGGACCGAGCGCTGGGTGTCCGCCAAGGGCCAGACCCTGTTCGCGGACGGGCGGCCGGTGCGCCTCATCGGCTTCGCGCGCGACGTCACCGAGAGCCGACGCGCCGAGCAGGCGCTGCGCGAGACCGAGGAACGCTACCGGCTGGTCTCGCGCGCCACCAACGACGCGATCTGGGACTGGAACCTCGCCACCAACCACGTGCTCTGGAGCGAGGCACTTCAGACCGCCCACGGCCACCGGCCCGAGACCGTAGAACCGACCGGGGACTGGTGGATCGGCCACATCCACCCCGACGACCGCGCCCGCATCAACGCCTCCATCCACGCGGTCATCGACGGCACGGGCACGGTCTGGACCGACGAGTACCGCTTCCTGCGCGCCGACGGCTCCTACGCCGACATCCTCGACCGTGGCTACCTCATCCGGGACGAGGGCGGCCGGGCGGTCCGCATGATTGGCGCCATGCTCGACATCAGCGAGCGCAAGCGGGCCGAGGAACACCAGCGTCTGCTCACCGGCGAGCTGGAGCATCGGGTCAAGAACACGCTCGCCCTGGTGCAGGCCATCGCCAGCCAGACCCTGCGCGGGGCGAGCGACGTCGCCGAGATGCGGGAGGCGTTCGCCGCGCGCCTGATCTCGCTCGGTCGCGCCCACGACATCCTGACCCAGGCAAGCTGGACGGAGGCGCCCATCGGAGAGGTGGCCGAGGGCGCGCTCTGCGTGCACCGCCAGGTCGATCCCTCGCGCATCCGGATCAGCGGGCCCAACGTACTCCTGTCCGCCAAGGCCGCGCTCTCGCTGGCGCTGGCGCTGCACGAGCTCGCCACGAACGCCGCCAAGTACGGGTCGCTGTCGAACGAGGGCGGCGTGGTCGACCTGCGCTGGCACGTGGTGCACGCGGCCGACGCGCCCCGCTTCTGCCTGACCTGGTCCGAGCAAGGCGGACCGCCGATTCTGAGCCCACCCGTCCGACGCGGCTTCGGCTCGCGCCTGATCGAGCGCAGCTTCGCGGCCGATGTCGGTGGCGAGGTCCGGCTCACCTACGCGCCGACGGGGCTCGTCTGTCGCCTGGAAGCGCCGCTCGCCTCCATGCAGGAGCGGCGGGGCGAGGCAGCGGCCTAG
- a CDS encoding low affinity iron permease family protein has product MSASRAFTAFAGKVAKWAGHPLAFATGAAVVAGWAVSGPFFGYSETWQLIINTGTTIVTFLMVFLIQNSQNRDGAAIQAKLDELIRASAAQNRYIGIEHLTEAELDDLRRRCETRARAERLDDVREAADEAELRAREKAARAASRAAGG; this is encoded by the coding sequence ATGTCCGCTTCGCGCGCGTTCACCGCCTTCGCCGGCAAGGTCGCCAAGTGGGCCGGCCACCCGCTCGCCTTCGCGACGGGCGCGGCCGTCGTCGCGGGCTGGGCGGTGAGCGGCCCGTTCTTCGGCTACTCGGAGACTTGGCAGCTCATCATCAACACGGGCACCACCATCGTGACCTTCCTGATGGTGTTCCTGATCCAGAACTCGCAGAACCGGGACGGGGCGGCCATCCAGGCCAAGCTCGATGAACTCATCCGGGCGAGCGCGGCCCAGAACCGCTACATCGGCATCGAACACCTGACCGAGGCGGAGCTCGACGACCTCCGCCGACGTTGCGAGACCCGCGCCAGGGCGGAGCGCCTGGACGATGTCAGGGAAGCCGCCGACGAAGCCGAGTTGCGTGCCCGCGAGAAGGCGGCACGCGCCGCGTCCAGGGCGGCGGGAGGTTGA
- a CDS encoding Crp/Fnr family transcriptional regulator: protein MSSDVDAPLSGNLLLGALRLPDQALLKPHLELREYRRGDVLFEAGEDVGHITFPLGQCVAALVIGLRDGRAVETATVGREGAVGGVVSQGSLPAFSRAVVQIPGSVLRVEAAVLQQVKQTSPGLRNMITRYSDCLLAQVLQSVACNASHTIEARCARWLLGLQDRLGSDVLPVTHEVLAELLGVQRSYLTRTLRTLQQQGLIQVRRGRIIIQSRSAVEAAACECHGAVKRHFETVLGAVYNSSGTLVSLRPAPAGDKQMSQAV from the coding sequence ATGTCTTCCGACGTCGACGCTCCCCTCAGCGGCAACCTGCTCCTCGGCGCCCTGCGCCTGCCCGACCAGGCCTTGCTCAAGCCGCACCTGGAGCTGCGGGAGTACCGGCGCGGCGACGTGCTGTTCGAGGCGGGCGAGGACGTCGGCCACATTACCTTTCCGCTCGGCCAGTGCGTGGCCGCCCTCGTCATCGGGCTGCGGGACGGACGCGCCGTGGAGACGGCGACCGTCGGGCGCGAGGGCGCGGTCGGCGGCGTGGTGAGCCAGGGCTCCCTGCCGGCCTTCAGCCGGGCCGTGGTGCAGATCCCCGGCTCGGTGCTGCGCGTCGAGGCGGCGGTGCTGCAGCAGGTCAAGCAGACCTCGCCGGGCCTGCGCAACATGATCACCCGATACTCCGACTGCCTGCTCGCCCAGGTTCTGCAGTCGGTGGCCTGCAACGCCAGCCACACCATCGAGGCGCGCTGCGCCCGCTGGCTGCTCGGCCTGCAGGACCGGCTCGGCAGCGACGTCCTGCCGGTCACCCACGAGGTGCTGGCCGAGTTGCTCGGCGTGCAGCGCTCCTACCTGACGCGCACGCTGCGGACCCTGCAGCAGCAGGGACTGATCCAGGTCCGGCGCGGGCGCATCATCATCCAGAGCCGCTCCGCGGTGGAGGCGGCGGCCTGCGAGTGCCACGGCGCGGTCAAGCGCCACTTCGAGACCGTGCTGGGCGCGGTGTATAACTCGTCCGGCACGCTGGTGTCCCTGAGACCCGCGCCGGCAGGCGACAAGCAGATGTCCCAGGCCGTCTGA
- the gntA gene encoding guanitoxin biosynthesis heme-dependent pre-guanitoxin N-hydroxylase GntA, with protein MQLPRDDTRHPQAEAFRAFIRDAGFPCVGAKSALTKGQMRVLVARDITSAWDDMRIYPALMAFAARYRRRPDLFQSFAVIFEGPGDLDEEGFERYLWDRVQSLSDKDAWLGHPWDGRVAQEPDSPHFSLSFAGEAFFVVGLHPNASRPARRFSSPALVFNLHAQFEQLREAGRYEKLRSSILQRDEALAGSVNPMLARHGEASEARQYSGRVVGEEWRCPFRPRVANPDTQIGS; from the coding sequence ATGCAATTGCCCCGAGACGACACCCGCCATCCGCAGGCCGAAGCCTTCCGCGCCTTCATCCGCGACGCCGGCTTCCCGTGCGTCGGCGCCAAGTCGGCCCTGACCAAGGGCCAGATGCGCGTCCTGGTCGCCCGCGACATCACCTCGGCCTGGGACGACATGCGCATCTACCCGGCGCTGATGGCTTTCGCGGCGCGCTATCGGAGGCGGCCGGACCTGTTCCAGAGCTTCGCCGTCATCTTCGAGGGACCGGGTGACCTCGATGAGGAAGGTTTCGAGCGTTACCTCTGGGACCGGGTGCAGTCGCTCTCCGACAAGGACGCCTGGCTCGGGCATCCCTGGGACGGACGGGTGGCCCAGGAGCCGGACAGCCCGCACTTCTCGCTGAGCTTCGCCGGCGAGGCGTTCTTCGTGGTCGGCCTGCACCCGAACGCAAGCCGGCCGGCGCGCCGGTTCTCCTCACCCGCCTTGGTGTTCAACCTGCACGCTCAGTTCGAGCAGCTGCGCGAGGCGGGCCGCTACGAGAAGTTGCGCTCGTCTATCCTGCAGCGGGACGAGGCGCTGGCCGGCTCGGTGAACCCGATGCTGGCGCGCCACGGCGAGGCGTCCGAGGCGCGCCAGTACAGCGGCCGGGTCGTCGGCGAGGAGTGGCGCTGCCCCTTCCGCCCGCGCGTGGCGAACCCGGATACCCAAATCGGCTCCTGA
- a CDS encoding HWE histidine kinase domain-containing protein, whose product MDETRVGRVDLRLLRAAVEASGEAILITSAELDEPGPRIEYANPAFSRMTGYEFDEVVGRSPRLLQGPETDRATLVRVRAALEAGEAVRDEVLNYRKDGSTYRVEWVITPVCDGDGRIAHWVSTQRDVTERRAYEDRQALMVRELHHRVKNTLATVQAVLNATVRSSLTIPEFTRALSGRIASLARTHALITEDVAQAASFDGLLRAELSPYDERGRLSLDGPRVALPSEAAVPVGMALHELTTNALRHGSLADPNGRLQVTWWVEEGSAGRALRWDWTEHDGPPAPYPTREGFGHRLLNKVLATQTGAEVDVDFAADGLRVSVRMPLPPSHP is encoded by the coding sequence TTGGACGAGACGAGGGTCGGGCGGGTCGACCTCAGGCTGCTGCGTGCCGCGGTCGAGGCGTCCGGCGAGGCCATCCTGATTACCTCCGCCGAGCTCGACGAGCCGGGCCCGCGCATCGAGTACGCCAACCCGGCCTTCAGCCGCATGACCGGCTACGAGTTCGACGAGGTCGTCGGGCGCTCGCCGCGTCTCCTGCAAGGCCCGGAGACGGACCGCGCGACCCTCGTCCGGGTGCGTGCGGCCCTGGAGGCCGGCGAGGCCGTGCGCGACGAGGTGCTCAACTATCGCAAGGACGGCTCTACCTACCGGGTCGAGTGGGTGATCACGCCGGTGTGCGATGGGGACGGGCGCATCGCGCACTGGGTGTCGACCCAGCGCGACGTCACCGAACGGCGCGCCTACGAGGACCGGCAGGCGCTCATGGTGCGCGAGTTGCACCACCGGGTGAAGAACACGCTCGCCACCGTCCAGGCCGTGCTGAACGCGACCGTGCGGTCCTCGCTCACCATCCCGGAGTTCACCCGTGCCCTGTCGGGCCGCATCGCCTCGCTGGCGCGCACACACGCGCTGATCACCGAGGATGTCGCTCAGGCCGCCTCGTTCGACGGCCTGCTGCGGGCCGAGTTGAGCCCCTACGACGAGCGTGGGCGCTTGTCGCTGGACGGGCCTCGGGTCGCGCTGCCGTCGGAGGCCGCGGTGCCGGTGGGCATGGCCCTGCACGAGCTGACCACGAACGCGCTACGGCACGGCTCGCTCGCCGACCCGAACGGACGGCTGCAGGTGACCTGGTGGGTCGAGGAGGGCTCGGCCGGCCGCGCTCTGCGGTGGGACTGGACGGAGCACGACGGGCCGCCCGCCCCGTACCCCACGCGCGAGGGCTTCGGCCACCGCCTCCTGAACAAGGTCCTGGCCACGCAGACGGGCGCTGAGGTGGACGTGGACTTCGCCGCGGACGGCCTGCGGGTGTCCGTCCGCATGCCCCTCCCGCCGTCACACCCTTAA
- a CDS encoding OmpW/AlkL family protein — MRKRTIALAATAIPLFGSPGVLAADLPAFASAPAPEPVLALRSPWLVRVRALGILPEPGARLSAAGAPVAGAAVSVTDAVVPELDISYFFTRNFAAELILGVTRHGIEGSGTLAGTRIGSTWLLPPTLTFQYHFTDFGAFKPYVGAGVNYTIFFGERQRGGFTGFRLTDSVAPALQAGFDYMLDEHWGVNVDVKKLFLDTKVKLNAGAIRGRVDIDPWIVGTGVTYKF, encoded by the coding sequence ATGCGCAAGAGAACCATCGCCCTCGCCGCAACCGCGATTCCCCTATTCGGCTCCCCCGGCGTGCTCGCCGCCGATCTCCCTGCCTTCGCGAGCGCACCCGCGCCCGAACCGGTCCTCGCGCTTCGCTCGCCTTGGCTGGTACGCGTGCGCGCTCTCGGCATTCTTCCCGAACCCGGTGCCCGCCTGTCGGCCGCGGGTGCCCCCGTAGCCGGTGCAGCGGTGTCCGTCACGGATGCCGTCGTCCCGGAACTCGACATCTCCTATTTCTTCACTCGAAACTTCGCGGCCGAGCTCATCCTAGGCGTCACTAGGCACGGCATCGAGGGCTCCGGCACGCTGGCCGGGACGCGCATAGGCAGCACCTGGCTCCTGCCGCCGACGCTCACCTTCCAGTACCACTTCACCGATTTCGGCGCGTTCAAGCCCTACGTCGGCGCGGGCGTGAACTACACGATCTTCTTCGGCGAGCGGCAACGGGGTGGCTTCACCGGCTTCCGCCTCACGGACAGCGTCGCGCCGGCCCTACAGGCCGGCTTCGACTACATGCTCGACGAGCACTGGGGCGTGAACGTCGACGTCAAGAAGCTCTTCCTCGATACCAAGGTGAAGCTCAACGCGGGGGCGATCCGGGGCCGCGTCGATATCGACCCTTGGATCGTCGGCACTGGCGTCACCTACAAATTCTGA
- a CDS encoding CHASE3 domain-containing protein has product MTRYLVTRANLLVFGVLVVILALVGAVTWERLNASRAAREWSQHSYRVLGTTKDLAIALRDAERGQRGYLLTGRDEYLGPYNTARDRIGLLQGELQKLTADNGAQQERLRALAPLLQHKLEELAQTVQARRDSGLETALRIVNADTGRNDMRMAENVLAAMLVDEQRLLDARLAQNDARARWVRWLVIGGSALAVLTLLWAARLLNQAWSRSHKTEAEQRDLALRLRTTLDSLSQGVAVFGPDRKLASWNECFQVLLDLPEAMLRPSTTYAAFVEHTGEPGRPALETEDQIRHGSRNPREAVTYERERADGHHLEIRRTPMPDGGFVLTISDMTKRAQAEGVLREAQKMQAIGQLTGGIAHDFNNLLQVILGNLEFVRAKLDGDAKLQQRVERASWAAQRGATLTGQLLAFARKQPLAPAAIDLAATMPDLIPLLRRTLGEHIEVRYVETAGLWPAMADPAQLESAVLNLALNARDAMPGGGRLTIELGNKVLDEEYARHHAEVVPGDYAMVAVSDTGHGMTPEVVARVFEPFFTTKPDGKGTGLGLAMVFGFVKQSGGHVKIYSEAGEGTTVKLYLPRAVRAATAQQRTGSPVELPRGSGTVLVVEDEAAVREIACAILSDLGYRVLEAADGEEALRVFGQNTSAIDLLLTDVVLPGRVRGRELSERVRAVRPEVRVLFMSGYTENSIVHHGRLDDGVQLIGKPFKREQLARKVAEVLGVSASEPREPGKVVELRPRRDV; this is encoded by the coding sequence ATGACCCGCTACCTCGTCACGCGCGCCAACCTGCTGGTCTTCGGCGTGCTCGTGGTCATCCTGGCGCTCGTCGGCGCGGTGACCTGGGAGCGGCTCAACGCGTCGCGCGCCGCACGCGAGTGGTCGCAGCACAGCTACCGGGTGCTCGGAACCACGAAGGACCTCGCCATCGCCCTGCGCGACGCCGAGCGCGGCCAGCGCGGCTACCTGCTCACCGGCCGGGACGAGTACCTCGGACCCTACAACACGGCGCGCGACCGCATCGGCCTGCTCCAGGGCGAACTCCAGAAGCTGACCGCCGACAACGGCGCCCAGCAGGAGCGCCTGCGGGCGCTGGCGCCGCTCCTGCAGCACAAGTTGGAGGAGCTCGCCCAGACCGTGCAGGCGCGTCGCGACAGCGGCCTGGAGACGGCCTTGCGCATCGTCAACGCCGACACCGGCCGCAACGACATGCGCATGGCGGAGAACGTGCTCGCCGCCATGCTCGTCGACGAGCAGCGGCTGCTCGACGCGCGCCTCGCCCAGAACGACGCCCGCGCCCGGTGGGTGCGCTGGCTCGTCATCGGTGGCTCGGCGCTGGCCGTCTTGACCTTGCTCTGGGCGGCGCGCCTTCTGAACCAGGCGTGGTCGCGCTCTCACAAGACGGAGGCCGAGCAGCGCGACCTGGCGCTGCGCCTGCGCACCACGCTGGACAGCCTCAGCCAGGGCGTCGCGGTGTTCGGGCCCGACCGCAAGCTCGCGAGCTGGAACGAGTGCTTCCAGGTCCTGCTCGACCTGCCGGAGGCGATGCTCCGGCCAAGCACCACCTATGCCGCCTTCGTCGAGCACACGGGCGAGCCGGGCCGTCCGGCGCTGGAGACCGAGGACCAGATCCGGCACGGCAGCCGCAACCCGCGCGAGGCGGTAACCTACGAGCGCGAGCGGGCCGACGGGCACCACCTGGAGATCCGCCGGACCCCGATGCCGGACGGCGGCTTCGTGCTGACCATCTCCGACATGACCAAGCGCGCCCAGGCCGAGGGCGTGCTGCGCGAGGCCCAGAAGATGCAGGCCATCGGGCAGCTCACCGGCGGCATCGCGCACGACTTCAACAACCTTCTGCAGGTCATCCTCGGGAACCTGGAGTTCGTCCGGGCCAAGCTCGACGGCGACGCTAAGCTGCAGCAGCGGGTCGAGCGCGCGTCCTGGGCGGCCCAGCGCGGAGCGACGCTGACCGGCCAGCTCCTCGCCTTCGCCCGCAAGCAGCCGCTGGCGCCCGCCGCCATCGACCTTGCGGCGACCATGCCGGACCTGATCCCGCTGCTCCGCCGGACGCTGGGCGAGCACATCGAGGTGCGCTACGTCGAGACCGCCGGTTTGTGGCCAGCCATGGCCGACCCGGCGCAGTTAGAGAGCGCGGTTCTGAACCTCGCTTTGAACGCGCGCGATGCGATGCCAGGCGGCGGTCGGCTCACCATCGAGCTCGGCAACAAGGTGCTCGACGAGGAGTACGCGCGGCACCACGCCGAGGTCGTGCCCGGCGACTACGCCATGGTGGCGGTCTCCGACACCGGACACGGCATGACGCCGGAGGTGGTCGCGCGCGTGTTCGAGCCGTTCTTCACGACCAAGCCCGACGGCAAGGGCACGGGGCTAGGCCTCGCGATGGTGTTCGGCTTCGTCAAGCAGTCGGGCGGGCACGTGAAGATCTACTCGGAGGCCGGCGAGGGCACAACGGTGAAGCTGTACCTGCCACGCGCGGTCAGGGCGGCTACCGCCCAACAGCGCACCGGTTCGCCGGTCGAGCTGCCGCGTGGCTCGGGCACGGTTCTGGTAGTCGAGGACGAGGCGGCTGTGCGCGAGATCGCCTGCGCGATTCTCTCCGACCTGGGCTACCGCGTGCTGGAGGCTGCCGATGGCGAGGAGGCGCTGCGCGTCTTCGGGCAGAACACGAGCGCCATCGACCTGCTGCTGACCGACGTGGTGCTTCCCGGGCGTGTGCGCGGCCGGGAGCTCTCCGAGCGCGTGCGAGCTGTCCGGCCGGAGGTGCGGGTGCTGTTCATGTCGGGCTACACCGAGAACTCCATCGTGCACCACGGGCGCCTCGACGACGGCGTGCAACTCATCGGCAAGCCGTTCAAGCGCGAGCAGCTCGCCCGCAAGGTCGCCGAGGTGCTCGGGGTGTCCGCGTCCGAGCCAAGGGAGCCCGGCAAGGTGGTGGAGCTCAGGCCGAGACGAGACGTCTGA
- a CDS encoding ferritin-like domain-containing protein translates to MSAPSSLKEVYLDEMKDLWSANDQMIKTVKELGGHAGDPKLKQMLEHSIGGIQKHTDILKNLIQQNGGESEPEYCKGMEGLVTEAKKHGIEEAPSDAKLRDVVIIAQYQRMSHYGLAGFGSAAAYAKALGRSEDEQKLKQAVAEIYKGDEIASQLAESLEHVAA, encoded by the coding sequence ATGTCAGCACCGAGCAGCCTCAAGGAAGTCTATCTCGACGAGATGAAGGATCTTTGGTCGGCCAACGACCAGATGATCAAGACCGTGAAGGAACTTGGCGGTCACGCCGGCGACCCGAAGCTCAAGCAGATGCTGGAGCACTCCATCGGCGGCATCCAGAAGCACACCGACATCCTCAAGAACCTGATCCAGCAGAACGGCGGCGAGTCCGAGCCCGAGTATTGCAAGGGCATGGAAGGCTTGGTCACGGAGGCCAAAAAGCACGGCATCGAGGAGGCACCGAGCGACGCCAAGCTGCGCGACGTGGTGATCATCGCCCAGTACCAGCGCATGTCGCACTACGGCCTGGCCGGATTCGGTTCGGCGGCGGCCTACGCCAAGGCCCTCGGCCGCTCCGAGGACGAGCAGAAGTTGAAGCAGGCGGTTGCGGAGATCTACAAGGGCGACGAGATCGCGAGCCAGCTCGCCGAGAGCCTGGAGCACGTGGCGGCCTGA
- a CDS encoding ion channel, whose translation MSYAPAHIGPMLLTLSASVVLVIVTILVLYETLRLTSEHLAELPVPPRWRIVAVVLAAFAGHTVAVWTYAGAYWLLVLRLRLGAFAGVPVETFEDCLFVSVVAYTSLGYGDHVPLGHARLLTGVEALNGLVLIGWSASFTYLAIERHWSMHGKDRTRRADRRPDEESGRERLFPPTKDS comes from the coding sequence ATGTCGTACGCTCCCGCGCACATCGGTCCCATGCTCCTCACCCTGTCCGCCAGCGTCGTCCTCGTGATCGTCACCATCCTGGTGCTCTACGAGACCCTGCGGCTCACCTCGGAGCACCTCGCCGAGCTGCCGGTGCCGCCGCGTTGGCGCATCGTCGCCGTGGTGCTCGCCGCCTTCGCCGGTCACACGGTCGCGGTTTGGACTTACGCGGGCGCCTACTGGCTGCTCGTGCTCCGGCTCAGGCTCGGAGCGTTCGCCGGTGTGCCGGTCGAGACCTTCGAGGACTGCCTCTTCGTCTCGGTGGTTGCTTACACCTCCCTGGGCTACGGCGACCACGTGCCCCTCGGCCACGCCCGCCTCCTGACCGGCGTCGAGGCGCTCAACGGTCTCGTTCTGATCGGCTGGTCGGCCTCGTTCACCTACTTGGCCATAGAACGTCACTGGTCGATGCATGGCAAGGACCGGACGCGTCGGGCCGATCGCCGGCCTGACGAGGAATCAGGCCGCGAACGCCTCTTCCCCCCGACAAAGGATTCCTGA